The Camelina sativa cultivar DH55 chromosome 16, Cs, whole genome shotgun sequence sequence atttcatcaaaattatCGAATTAAGTGCTGATCTTTCTAACATGATGTATGTGTAGAGATACATACCTTCAGAAGGGAAATGTTCCAACCTGGTACAAACAGCGTGGGCAATAATGGGATTGATCAGCGCTGGACAGgttcaaatatttcattttgCATACACTTCTTTTCGAGAAATACAACGAAATTTCTTTGGTTTAATCTATTAAAGAAAACAGGCTGAGAGAGATCCAATACCTCTTCACCGTGCTGCAAAACTTATCATCAATTCGCAAATGGAAAATGGAGACTTCCCACAACAGGTTAGATCTTTGCTAAAAACTTAGAACATATTATGTTTCATAGCTTCCATTATCTTCTTGGTACATAATTTTGATCTAGAAAACTGTTATAATCGCATTTGCAGGAAATAGTAGGAGTGTTCATGAAAAATTGTATGATACACTATGCTACCTACAGAAACACATTCCCATTGTGGGCTCTTGCTGAGTACCGAAAAGCTGCGTTCGTTACTACTCATCAACTTCTATAGTTTTTATGAACACAAGAAAATACAGTATTGTATTATAATAAGATAAGATTCATGTTATGTGTGGATGCATACTAAACTACGTCAAACACTTAAAAGTTGTGTTTATcgtgaataattattttacttatttcATACCTGAAAAaaccattttattatttatttatgttatgtaatcttcttactttaaaaaaaaagttaaaagaaaagaattgatTATCATTGTACTTATTCAAATGAAAGTTTATCTAGCAAAGTAAAATGAACACAGGCTAATAAGTATAtcattttacttattttattatcaatctttaaacaaataatcatttcGTTCCTCTTCTCTTGTTTTCGTTTCGAGAAAATTAGTAATTATCTCATCTTATAACGTCACTACTTTTCCTTTAACTCTAGTAATCATAATCGTCGTGGGCTCGATAAGACGATGAAAGATCATCTTTAAGCTTCATACTTGACCGTTGAACCATCCGTACAAGCGCCTCCACAACTTCCGACATGGGTGGTCGGAACTCTGGTTCCACCTGTACACATAATGCGATGATGTCGGCGAACCTTGACAATGACGTTGGTGGGTAAAGCCCGTGCAAAGCTGGATCCGCTATATTCGACAATGCGTCTATGTCGTGAAGCTGTGGTGTCGCCCACCGCACCAACGATCTTTCTGGCCTTGGTTTCTCTCTGTTTATAGCACAACCCAACCCATcaaaaaataacaattcttTTAGATATGAAATATCAAACTCATAATCTAAAAATTGAGATTTGATTTAACATGAATGATATTATAGAAATAGAACTGACCCGTCAAATGGAACTCGACCGGTGAGAAGTTCTAACATGACGACACCAAAGCTGTAAACGTCACTCTTTGGTGTATAAGCAGAAGGGTTCTTGGCCTCTGGTGCATTGTATCCTTCTCCTAGGTTTTGACTCGTTCTCTGCCACACCATATAATGACCATTAAACTCAGTCCCAActttctacaaaaaaagaagggaaaagcATAATGCTCACAAGATAGAATTTTGAGAGGCCGTAATCCGAGAGACGAGGGTTGAGATCTGCGTCTAGCAAAATGTTAGAAGACTTGATGTTCTTATGCATCACTGACGGTGAACATGCCTCGTGTAGGTACCTACACACAAAAACGACAATGTATAATTAATGATCACAAATAAAAGAGCGTTTgcgtttaagtttttttttttgtttggatttcagGAACATACTCGACGGCTCGAGCGGTCCCCAAGGCGATTCTGACTCTTGTATTCCAAGTCAACGGTTTACTGAAAGAATCTGACAAATGAAGGAACTCATGGAGTGAGCCGTTTCTGAAGTATTCGTAGACTAACATGTTGTGACTTTGCTCTGAGCAATAACCTACGAGCTCTGCTATGTTCTGATGCCGAATCTTTGAGACGCTCATTACAATCGGCGTTATATCTTCTGATTTACTCGAATCGAACAATGTCGAATCGATCTTCTTAACAGCCAAAGTCtgcataaaatagaaaatttgatcACATATCATGTTGATTGAGTTGTGATTGTTACTTGTATAACACATTAAGTAAGGGGATTACCCGTCCATCCGAATACTTGGCTCTGTAAACACGTCCGATTGAGCCTTCACCGAGTAGATTTCCAGGTGAGAAATTGGCTGTTGCGCTTTGTAAATCAGAGAGCTCGAATTCCGTAGCGGAACGAGCCGAAGTGGTTCGTTTTGCGTTGAGCTTGTTGGCGAACTCGGTATCGTTGAAAGACATCACACGCGACGAAACTGAATGCTTTAGTCCCTTTGATCCTATCCCGTGGATATTATCGTCATCATCCGAATCTCCACCTTCAATATAAGCTCCTCTCGATCAGTTACTTGCAAAGCCAAATAGGTCAAAAAAACATCTCGTATACCTTTGTAATCGTTGCCAAAATCGACACGTAGCTCTTGTGCAGATCCATGAGAGGAAAGAGACCTAAACTTTGGGGTGTGTTGACTCCTGTCTTCGTCGATGAAATGAGGAGAGATAGATGACTTTTTCTTGGAGACAAGCGCGATTAAAACGGCGATCAACACAAGAACTCCTAAGCTTGCTCCAGCGATCATCATTCCGGTCACAGCGGTTATACCTCCGCCGTCATTAGAACCTGAAGATTTTCGACCGTATTTAACacccggtggtggtggtggagcagTTTCAGTTGACCAGTCGTTGCCTCCAGTCCTTTATCAAAcgcaaaaaaacagagagaaatcaGTGGAACTCTTTTTatatatcctctgtttttttttttctttttatgttgaatctgttTCTTGTGTAGAAAGCAACCTGTTTCACTTACAGTAAACTGTCTATATCCTTAAGCTCATTAGGTATCCATCCTTCGAACCGGTTGTCTTCGACGTTCCTGTAATCACACAAGAATAAACGAATGTTTTTTTGAGTATCGAGTATGGGAATTGTGTCAAAACCTAATTAGAGGGTTGTTTTTATGCTTACAAATCATCAACGGCAAGGTTCCTGAGAACGTTTATGTCGCCTGTGAAACGATTTTCCTGCAAGTGTCTTGCACAATAACAAGACAAGATCCAATTTTAGCTtccgagaaagaaaaaaaaaacttaaataatgATTTGTTTCTTATTCCATACAGTTTTTTGAGGCTTGTGAGATTAGCAAAACTCTGAGGTAATTTCCCAGAGAGTTGATTTAACGATAAGTCCCTGCATAAGTAAATTTGGTTGTGTAAGGtctcaaattaaataatt is a genomic window containing:
- the LOC104754022 gene encoding protein STRUBBELIG-RECEPTOR FAMILY 5-like, with protein sequence MMQKFVHLLIVSLAIVVTLVQAKTDNQEVSALNVMFTSLNSPSKLKGWKSSGGDPCDGSWEGVKCKGSSVTELQLSGLELSGSLGYLLSNLKSLTTFDLSKNNLKGNIPYQLPPNLANLDFSENELDGNVPYSLSQMKSIQSINLGQNKLNGDLPHMFQKLSKLETLDLSLNQLSGKLPQSFANLTSLKKLHLQENRFTGDINVLRNLAVDDLNVEDNRFEGWIPNELKDIDSLLTGGNDWSTETAPPPPPGVKYGRKSSGSNDGGGITAVTGMMIAGASLGVLVLIAVLIALVSKKKSSISPHFIDEDRSQHTPKFRSLSSHGSAQELRVDFGNDYKGGDSDDDDNIHGIGSKGLKHSVSSRVMSFNDTEFANKLNAKRTTSARSATEFELSDLQSATANFSPGNLLGEGSIGRVYRAKYSDGRTLAVKKIDSTLFDSSKSEDITPIVMSVSKIRHQNIAELVGYCSEQSHNMLVYEYFRNGSLHEFLHLSDSFSKPLTWNTRVRIALGTARAVEYLHEACSPSVMHKNIKSSNILLDADLNPRLSDYGLSKFYLRTSQNLGEGYNAPEAKNPSAYTPKSDVYSFGVVMLELLTGRVPFDGEKPRPERSLVRWATPQLHDIDALSNIADPALHGLYPPTSLSRFADIIALCVQVEPEFRPPMSEVVEALVRMVQRSSMKLKDDLSSSYRAHDDYDY